A single genomic interval of Brevibacillus brevis harbors:
- a CDS encoding DUF4280 domain-containing protein, with protein sequence MGQLVCGGAMLQCSFGAAPSSLMVLPVNRVTTSMPIANIMDNKPMVNVLPFGMCNTMSNPQVAAATAAKLGVFTPVPCVPVTAAPWVPGSPTVLVANMPALNQTSKLMCSWGGVIQITNPGQATIQVP encoded by the coding sequence ATGGGACAACTCGTCTGCGGAGGAGCCATGCTACAGTGCAGCTTCGGTGCTGCTCCCAGCTCACTCATGGTGCTCCCGGTGAATCGCGTCACAACCAGTATGCCGATCGCAAACATTATGGACAATAAACCAATGGTAAACGTCCTTCCATTCGGGATGTGCAATACGATGTCCAACCCTCAGGTCGCAGCAGCCACAGCGGCGAAGCTGGGCGTTTTCACTCCGGTCCCCTGTGTTCCTGTCACCGCCGCCCCTTGGGTTCCTGGCTCCCCTACTGTTCTCGTGGCCAACATGCCCGCCCTCAATCAAACCTCCAAGCTCATGTGTAGCTGGGGTGGCGTCATTCAGATCACGAACCCCGGACAAGCGACGATTCAGGTTCCCTGA
- a CDS encoding phage tail sheath subtilisin-like domain-containing protein, which produces MPEYLSPGVYVEEFDSGPVPMEGASTSTAGFIGLAQKGPVAGLPELITGVNDFRKLFGSYLSENAFGEYRYLAYAVDHFFLNGGSRCYVMRVAPADAKPASNEGNSEGAVLRITAKNPGAWGNQIRVHLIPSSKAKTQIYEQLGEAPKYRVKNSAGFQPGDVVSFYDGETKQYSEVVSSQDNVIELSVVLTGDVIDNNLLPVKILSTCEFTVQVFYNDEAEEFDKCSLNVSAANHVSKLLSKSNIVEVEAGAAPASPEVIPPFTVISGMAEETQSEGGKTEFGLYQISLAGGSDGSVANLSAGEYMGEDHGPGKRTGIQAFIDNDEVSIMAIPGVTDPNVQLALVAHCENLKSRFAILDIPRDKKKVSDVLTHRNIFDTQYAAIYNPWLQVFDPLDKRNIYIPPSGSMAGIYARSDNTRGVHKAPANEVVRGCTGLDCQYNTGEQDILNPKGVNLIRAFTGQGIRVWGARTMSSNGLWKYINVRRLFIFLEESIKNGTNWVVFEPNDERLWARVQRTIDSFLTRVWRDGALMGSSPQEAFYIQIGRSTMTQDDIDNGRLICVIGVAPVKPAEFVIFRITQKTSDQ; this is translated from the coding sequence ATGCCAGAGTACTTATCACCAGGGGTGTATGTCGAGGAATTTGATAGTGGCCCCGTTCCCATGGAGGGAGCGAGTACGAGCACGGCCGGCTTTATCGGGTTGGCGCAAAAAGGACCCGTTGCGGGATTGCCTGAGCTGATTACAGGTGTTAATGATTTCCGCAAATTGTTCGGTTCCTATTTGTCTGAGAATGCGTTTGGCGAATACCGCTATCTCGCCTATGCGGTGGATCACTTCTTTCTGAATGGAGGCTCTCGTTGCTATGTGATGCGGGTAGCGCCAGCAGATGCGAAGCCGGCTTCCAATGAAGGCAACAGCGAAGGGGCTGTCCTTCGGATTACTGCCAAAAATCCGGGGGCATGGGGAAATCAGATTCGCGTTCATTTGATTCCGTCGAGCAAGGCAAAAACGCAGATTTACGAGCAGCTAGGCGAAGCTCCTAAGTACCGTGTGAAAAACAGTGCAGGCTTTCAACCAGGTGATGTCGTTTCTTTCTATGACGGTGAAACCAAACAGTACAGTGAAGTGGTTTCATCCCAAGACAATGTGATCGAGCTGTCAGTTGTGCTTACAGGAGACGTCATCGATAACAATCTGCTGCCGGTCAAAATTTTGTCCACATGCGAATTCACGGTGCAAGTTTTCTACAACGATGAGGCAGAAGAGTTCGACAAATGCTCGCTCAATGTTTCTGCTGCTAATCATGTCAGCAAGCTGTTGTCCAAGAGCAATATCGTAGAGGTCGAAGCGGGAGCTGCCCCAGCGAGCCCGGAAGTCATACCGCCTTTTACCGTCATTTCAGGGATGGCGGAAGAAACCCAATCCGAGGGCGGAAAGACGGAATTCGGTCTGTATCAAATCTCTTTGGCAGGGGGCAGTGACGGTTCTGTCGCCAATCTGTCAGCGGGCGAATACATGGGGGAGGATCATGGACCCGGCAAACGTACCGGAATCCAAGCCTTCATCGATAATGACGAAGTGAGCATTATGGCCATTCCTGGCGTGACAGACCCGAATGTGCAGCTCGCGCTTGTGGCTCATTGTGAAAACTTGAAAAGCCGCTTCGCCATCCTCGATATCCCACGCGACAAGAAAAAAGTAAGCGATGTGTTGACGCATCGCAATATTTTCGATACGCAATACGCAGCCATCTACAATCCTTGGCTCCAAGTGTTCGATCCGCTGGACAAGCGTAACATCTACATTCCGCCATCAGGCTCCATGGCTGGTATTTATGCGCGCTCGGACAATACCCGCGGCGTCCACAAGGCCCCGGCAAACGAGGTCGTGCGCGGCTGCACAGGACTGGATTGCCAGTACAATACGGGCGAGCAGGATATTTTGAATCCGAAGGGAGTCAACCTGATTCGCGCATTTACAGGTCAAGGAATTCGCGTCTGGGGTGCACGGACGATGTCATCCAATGGGCTATGGAAGTACATAAACGTGCGCCGTCTGTTCATTTTCCTCGAAGAATCGATCAAAAACGGGACAAACTGGGTGGTATTTGAACCAAATGACGAGAGGCTGTGGGCCCGCGTCCAACGCACGATCGATTCTTTCCTGACGCGTGTCTGGCGAGATGGCGCATTGATGGGCTCAAGCCCGCAGGAAGCCTTTTACATCCAAATCGGAAGAAGCACGATGACGCAGGATGATATCGACAATGGCAGATTGATCTGCGTGATTGGTGTAGCACCTGTCAAACCAGCAGAGTTCGTCATCTTCCGTATTACGCAAAAAACATCTGATCAGTAA
- a CDS encoding MORN repeat-containing protein: MDKQLQKLTEQTIVEPLTNPLKKWVQDWIKKGAALPKQALDWIKNGIAGLFTKKETSLNDYVHIGRFYIAKRFLILTGLLLLVLAYFLFINPPDALNRFLQRPIVIHLKTPNQQISDTGLAIIYNPEGTMIYSGQLVDGLYDGKGELYDDKGKLIYNGEFKSGTPQGLGKGYRKGVLVYQGGFENGVYAGQGALYNDNQQVVFQGEFKNGKLDGAGQELYTNGASKYEGAFKNGVYNGAGRLFTKDGKLLYDGLFDNGFYGGEGTDYYENGLVQYKGQFLDGRYNGAGSLFDRDGKLVYEGHFRNGHFNGAGTKFSTSGSIVYQGDFLLGVYHGQGELRDASGVTLYKGGFAEGHYHGTGELRSAEDALLYQGQFRAGAYDGIGVLYDKEGLPLYKGYFREGRIYLPGFIGISRSKLEEIMGKPDDDAPKEVEDAVPPPADQKAPEVPPAKDTTLSPQKLAYREMNMAFTLEPAPGHPSKQIVTAVHVYHPQVISIVKEDRNELDSKSAILPKTSTTYTNRTGAIMSDLVDPYLYLYFYQAQQKEPVQLDVTKAEGV, encoded by the coding sequence ATGGACAAACAACTCCAAAAGCTAACGGAACAAACCATTGTAGAACCACTCACCAATCCGCTCAAAAAATGGGTGCAGGATTGGATCAAAAAAGGAGCCGCCCTCCCCAAGCAAGCCCTCGATTGGATCAAGAACGGCATTGCCGGACTGTTCACCAAAAAAGAAACTTCACTCAACGATTACGTGCATATCGGCCGTTTTTACATCGCCAAACGCTTTCTCATTTTGACAGGACTACTGCTCCTTGTCCTGGCCTACTTCCTGTTCATCAATCCTCCCGATGCGCTTAACCGCTTTTTGCAACGTCCTATCGTCATTCATCTAAAAACTCCCAATCAACAAATTTCCGACACGGGTCTGGCGATCATCTACAACCCGGAAGGCACGATGATCTATTCTGGCCAGCTCGTGGATGGTCTCTATGACGGAAAAGGCGAGCTCTATGACGACAAAGGGAAGCTCATTTACAATGGCGAGTTCAAAAGTGGCACTCCGCAAGGCTTAGGCAAAGGATACCGGAAAGGCGTTCTCGTCTATCAAGGCGGATTTGAAAATGGCGTTTACGCTGGTCAGGGGGCGTTGTACAACGACAACCAGCAAGTCGTTTTTCAGGGAGAATTCAAAAATGGGAAGCTGGATGGAGCCGGTCAGGAATTGTACACAAACGGCGCAAGCAAATACGAGGGGGCCTTTAAAAACGGCGTGTACAACGGAGCTGGCCGACTTTTTACAAAGGATGGAAAGCTGCTTTATGACGGACTGTTTGACAATGGCTTCTACGGCGGCGAAGGTACTGATTACTACGAAAACGGGCTCGTGCAATATAAAGGGCAATTTTTGGACGGCAGATACAACGGGGCCGGGAGTCTTTTTGATCGGGATGGCAAGCTCGTGTATGAAGGTCATTTTCGAAATGGGCACTTCAATGGAGCCGGAACCAAATTCTCCACCAGTGGCAGCATCGTCTATCAAGGTGATTTTTTGCTGGGCGTGTATCACGGGCAGGGCGAGCTGAGAGATGCAAGTGGCGTAACGCTGTATAAAGGCGGTTTTGCAGAAGGGCATTATCACGGAACGGGAGAGCTTCGTTCTGCCGAAGACGCTCTGTTGTATCAAGGGCAATTTCGGGCAGGTGCCTACGACGGCATCGGGGTACTCTACGACAAGGAAGGCTTGCCGCTGTACAAGGGGTACTTCCGTGAAGGTCGTATTTATTTGCCAGGATTCATTGGCATCTCCAGAAGCAAGCTGGAAGAGATTATGGGCAAGCCCGACGATGACGCGCCGAAGGAAGTCGAAGATGCTGTCCCTCCTCCTGCCGATCAAAAAGCACCCGAAGTTCCACCAGCGAAGGATACCACCTTATCGCCGCAAAAACTTGCGTATCGTGAAATGAACATGGCTTTTACACTTGAACCAGCGCCAGGACACCCTAGCAAGCAGATTGTCACTGCCGTCCACGTCTATCACCCACAGGTCATCTCGATCGTCAAAGAAGATCGGAACGAGCTCGACAGCAAATCTGCCATTTTGCCCAAGACGTCGACCACGTACACGAATCGTACCGGAGCAATCATGAGCGATTTGGTCGACCCGTATCTGTATCTCTATTTCTATCAAGCACAGCAAAAGGAACCCGTTCAATTGGACGTGACAAAAGCAGAGGGGGTGTAA
- a CDS encoding DUF4255 domain-containing protein, whose translation MSQYTAIAEVGESLLALLRKEMTPEPISQPELIGLSSPAQSGDLALALFLYEIRESQERQHMMISEGTDQLRYPPMTVNLSYILTAHSPAEQHTRMLDEHRILGRAMQVLYDNAILRGDQLQGSLANMDTELRVVVEQPPVDKLIQLFPHVPYKLSIGYSVGPVHIDSTRVRSTKRVLERDIRIRGEGHG comes from the coding sequence ATCAGCCAGTACACCGCCATTGCTGAAGTAGGGGAGTCGCTGCTCGCTCTTTTGCGAAAAGAGATGACGCCGGAGCCGATTAGCCAACCGGAGTTGATTGGTCTAAGCTCGCCTGCTCAGTCAGGAGATTTAGCGTTAGCCTTGTTTTTATACGAAATCCGGGAAAGTCAGGAGAGGCAGCACATGATGATCAGTGAAGGTACTGATCAGCTGCGATATCCCCCAATGACGGTCAATCTATCCTACATATTGACCGCCCATTCCCCAGCAGAACAGCATACCCGCATGCTGGACGAGCATCGCATCCTCGGGCGTGCCATGCAGGTTCTCTACGACAACGCCATTTTGCGTGGCGATCAGCTTCAAGGCTCCCTTGCCAACATGGATACAGAGCTTCGTGTCGTCGTGGAGCAGCCTCCCGTTGATAAACTCATCCAACTCTTTCCACATGTTCCGTACAAGCTATCCATCGGCTACTCGGTAGGGCCGGTTCACATCGATTCAACCCGAGTTCGTTCAACGAAGCGTGTACTGGAACGAGATATTCGCATACGAGGGGAAGGTCATGGTTAA
- a CDS encoding ATP-binding protein, which translates to MTSPEPNHNQWNYYEEMLQWLDIHLMRLLAVRAQQGDDYPLDQMRGVIVTEEEVVQLLEAAPPATQLWEAFTERVAACEERLDALHMQEAGSIPILAVADAFSLNRFELGCLFLCLAVELDRKYEKLFGYLLDDITCKSPTPELAIQLFCRTATERIEAWTAFAQKSKLGRLLLFTEGDMGGSGSWLSRPLKLDERMLHFLTTRNGGDASLPPWLSWSLPDQELEPLVGENAIHLQERFETLWETAGADSEQLLLHLHGPTGVGKRHRVKHLFHRVRRPVLFVDAERLIREEAFSRRLQQVLREVQLRRGVLCLHHFEVFLTEEVQTAGRKQLVMDELESFLGPIAIVAKSQWKPENALGKRIWLEMEVANPDETERRRLWETGSAGMSFSQEIDAGVLAGKFKLNAGQINQALHRANEMAMQTKDRIITKTHLHEACFLQMRHALEKHATRLRPKYSWEDLILPEEQLTLLRNACNQVTYRNVVLGEWGFGRKLSYGKGVSMLFAGPPGTGKTMSAEVVANELGLELFKIDLSQVISKYIGETEKNLHHIFSEARIGNAILFFDEADALFGKRSEVKDSHDKYANVETAYLLQKMEEYEGVSILATNLLQNFDEAFMRRINYVVKFPFPEPFYREEIWRSIFPADTPRAADIDFEFLASKLHIAGGGIKNVVLAASFLAASEGTPVSMSHLIAAAKQELKKTGKLLLKEDLGEYANG; encoded by the coding sequence ATGACGAGTCCCGAACCGAATCACAACCAGTGGAACTATTACGAAGAGATGCTTCAATGGCTGGATATTCATCTGATGCGCTTGCTGGCTGTACGAGCACAGCAGGGGGATGATTATCCGCTTGATCAAATGAGGGGGGTGATTGTCACAGAGGAAGAAGTCGTGCAATTGCTTGAGGCAGCCCCGCCAGCAACGCAGCTATGGGAGGCTTTCACAGAGCGGGTGGCAGCATGCGAGGAACGATTGGATGCCCTGCACATGCAAGAAGCGGGCAGCATACCGATTCTGGCAGTAGCAGACGCTTTTTCACTCAACCGCTTCGAGTTGGGATGTTTATTTCTTTGCCTGGCAGTCGAACTGGATCGGAAGTACGAAAAACTGTTTGGCTACCTCCTCGATGATATTACGTGCAAGTCACCTACTCCCGAATTGGCGATACAGCTATTTTGCCGGACAGCCACAGAGAGAATAGAGGCCTGGACAGCGTTTGCGCAAAAAAGCAAGCTGGGCCGACTACTGCTTTTTACAGAGGGGGACATGGGGGGCAGCGGATCTTGGCTCTCTCGGCCGTTAAAGCTGGATGAACGTATGCTGCACTTTTTGACGACAAGGAATGGAGGTGATGCCAGTCTGCCGCCGTGGCTATCCTGGAGCTTGCCAGATCAAGAGCTGGAACCGTTGGTAGGAGAGAACGCGATTCATTTGCAGGAGCGTTTTGAAACATTGTGGGAAACGGCAGGAGCAGATTCAGAGCAGCTTCTCCTGCATTTGCATGGTCCAACTGGCGTTGGCAAAAGGCATCGAGTCAAGCATCTGTTTCATCGCGTCAGGCGACCAGTGCTGTTCGTCGATGCAGAGCGCTTGATCCGGGAGGAAGCTTTTTCACGAAGATTACAGCAGGTCTTGCGGGAGGTGCAGTTGCGTCGGGGTGTGCTGTGCTTGCATCATTTCGAGGTTTTTCTGACAGAAGAGGTACAAACAGCTGGGCGCAAGCAACTGGTGATGGATGAACTCGAAAGCTTTTTAGGCCCGATTGCCATCGTGGCGAAAAGTCAATGGAAGCCGGAAAATGCTCTGGGGAAGCGGATTTGGCTGGAAATGGAGGTGGCTAATCCAGATGAAACGGAAAGGAGGCGATTATGGGAGACGGGCAGTGCAGGCATGAGCTTTTCTCAAGAGATTGACGCAGGTGTTTTGGCTGGAAAATTCAAGCTGAATGCCGGGCAAATCAACCAGGCGCTTCACAGAGCAAATGAGATGGCGATGCAGACGAAAGACAGGATCATTACGAAAACGCATCTCCACGAAGCTTGCTTCCTGCAAATGAGACATGCGCTAGAAAAGCATGCCACGCGCTTGAGACCCAAATACAGCTGGGAAGATCTGATTTTGCCAGAGGAGCAACTGACTTTGTTGCGGAACGCCTGCAATCAGGTGACCTATCGAAATGTCGTTTTGGGAGAGTGGGGCTTTGGACGAAAGCTCTCTTATGGCAAGGGCGTCAGCATGTTGTTTGCAGGTCCTCCGGGTACGGGCAAGACGATGTCGGCGGAAGTCGTGGCGAACGAACTGGGTCTGGAGCTTTTTAAAATAGACCTGTCGCAAGTGATTAGCAAGTACATTGGGGAGACGGAAAAAAACCTCCACCACATCTTCTCGGAAGCGAGAATCGGCAATGCCATCCTCTTCTTCGATGAAGCCGATGCCCTCTTTGGCAAGCGCTCAGAAGTGAAAGATTCGCATGACAAATACGCGAATGTGGAAACGGCCTACTTGCTGCAAAAGATGGAGGAGTACGAGGGGGTCTCCATTTTGGCGACGAATCTCCTGCAAAATTTTGACGAGGCCTTCATGCGCAGAATCAACTACGTGGTGAAGTTTCCTTTTCCCGAACCGTTCTATCGCGAAGAAATATGGCGCAGCATATTCCCGGCCGATACGCCGCGAGCTGCTGACATCGATTTTGAGTTTCTCGCGTCGAAGCTGCACATTGCTGGGGGCGGGATCAAAAATGTGGTTCTCGCTGCCTCTTTCTTGGCTGCATCGGAAGGCACGCCTGTTTCCATGAGTCATTTGATTGCGGCTGCAAAGCAGGAGTTAAAAAAGACGGGTAAGCTGCTATTGAAAGAGGATTTGGGGGAGTATGCCAACGGGTAG
- a CDS encoding adenylate/guanylate cyclase domain-containing protein has product MGNNKKVSWLTGLLIVFVGIGLLLAWNMDRSGKQDEPFQGIDSIAVNREKDVVLITDGHQKLTSLYPDRTLRYQQVLEQNPEEGLENFTEVAIDEEGYAYVLITKLDSFGLRTVSERIVRMAPDGEIVQVVYEDAYGANSSYKRIGKVRSLQVEKDRLYFYVYQHPEVIAYQFVPSDSSPTQLYQIQLPNEVYVNEITGVDPRHTYVTTKRGEFFQVDVPQGSREAQVKGPLYIHSERSEKNRTVPDHVKVGPAGRLLFYNSDQNVIERFDPAHPDEIALMVPSKTFEEIKSSDSSALTAFAVTPQYEIVVATDSQLAFLDQQGNVMTKLTSPSVSEKDRLKEWTWWAGLGVEILLFCVIQFLLFRLFRIPLIIKQTIVIAPLIVVPVFLQLEGTKLTFSFMEQENQTDLRLQAYVISTLIEGDKLDGINGAIDYMNADYQAVQANLKKLEVPDDVNVNRGLYKTIYKYKDGELFLMMDDNDSAEVFENVSIDDEFRSVVMKREIVSGKAQDRTGYWMYAMAPIYNSAGKLSGVLELGREMNGVRIQHNEMSRELGRGAALVWSICASLFFLFSWLTYRNIRNLQTNVSDMGKGDYSVVARVRSMDEIQKLAESFNQMAKRIRQYISNITRMSEANNRFVPQQFIHFLGKESILDVELGDQVEREMAVMRMSLQSFQAISHRLRPETTFRVINAFLKRFAPIVNENQGMITEYLDPGVLAVYPKEAKDALDAAVQMRRTLADYNEQRAEKGYDPIELRVALHHGPLMLGIIGEATRLEAAIISDHVRVVEKMEKMAETLGACILMSDSLFAEMGESTPYRYRDLGWVHIEGEAQPMHLYDVYEGDADQIRAHKDETKELFEQAIAMYQNGRFHDARSAFLSVIKQNRWDQAARQYFYLCDEYAQKGAERDWSGELKIS; this is encoded by the coding sequence ATGGGAAATAACAAGAAGGTTTCCTGGTTGACCGGACTGCTGATTGTATTTGTTGGGATCGGCTTGCTGCTCGCTTGGAACATGGATAGGAGCGGGAAGCAGGACGAACCGTTTCAAGGGATCGACAGCATCGCGGTCAATCGTGAAAAGGATGTCGTCCTCATAACGGATGGACACCAAAAGCTGACTAGCCTGTACCCCGATCGGACGCTAAGGTATCAGCAAGTACTGGAGCAAAATCCAGAAGAGGGCTTGGAAAATTTCACAGAGGTAGCCATCGACGAAGAAGGATATGCATACGTGTTGATTACAAAGCTGGATAGCTTTGGCTTGCGGACCGTATCCGAGAGAATCGTGCGAATGGCGCCAGATGGAGAAATTGTACAAGTCGTGTATGAAGATGCATACGGAGCGAACAGCTCGTACAAGCGAATTGGCAAGGTACGCTCCCTGCAAGTCGAGAAAGATCGCCTTTATTTTTATGTTTATCAACATCCTGAAGTAATTGCCTATCAATTTGTACCCTCTGATTCATCCCCCACACAACTCTATCAAATCCAATTGCCTAATGAAGTATACGTCAATGAAATCACAGGAGTAGACCCACGGCATACCTATGTCACTACCAAGCGTGGAGAGTTTTTCCAGGTCGATGTTCCCCAAGGAAGCAGGGAAGCACAAGTAAAAGGTCCGCTCTACATTCACTCCGAACGCTCGGAAAAGAATCGTACCGTCCCCGATCATGTCAAAGTGGGGCCAGCAGGTCGTCTTCTTTTCTACAATTCTGATCAAAATGTCATTGAACGCTTCGATCCCGCACACCCAGATGAAATCGCCTTGATGGTGCCTTCCAAAACATTCGAGGAGATCAAGTCGAGCGATAGCAGTGCCTTAACGGCGTTTGCTGTAACTCCCCAATATGAGATCGTAGTCGCCACAGATAGTCAACTCGCCTTCCTGGATCAACAGGGAAATGTAATGACCAAGCTCACGTCCCCGTCTGTATCCGAAAAAGACCGCTTGAAGGAATGGACCTGGTGGGCAGGATTGGGTGTGGAAATTCTCCTGTTCTGTGTCATTCAGTTTCTGCTGTTTCGCCTCTTCCGGATTCCGTTGATTATCAAGCAAACGATTGTGATAGCCCCACTTATTGTTGTCCCTGTATTCCTTCAACTGGAGGGAACGAAGCTGACCTTCTCGTTTATGGAGCAGGAGAATCAAACCGATCTTCGTCTCCAAGCCTATGTTATTTCTACGCTGATCGAAGGGGACAAGCTGGATGGAATCAATGGAGCGATTGATTACATGAATGCGGACTATCAAGCCGTACAGGCCAACCTGAAAAAACTGGAGGTCCCAGATGATGTGAATGTGAACAGGGGGCTGTACAAAACGATTTATAAATACAAAGATGGCGAATTGTTTCTCATGATGGATGACAATGACAGCGCAGAAGTGTTTGAAAATGTGTCCATTGATGACGAGTTCCGCAGTGTGGTCATGAAACGGGAGATCGTCTCGGGTAAAGCCCAGGATCGGACAGGCTACTGGATGTACGCGATGGCCCCGATCTACAACTCCGCAGGCAAGCTATCGGGTGTGTTGGAGCTGGGCAGAGAAATGAACGGGGTCCGCATACAGCACAACGAAATGTCCCGTGAGCTCGGCCGTGGAGCTGCGCTGGTCTGGTCAATTTGTGCGAGTCTATTCTTCCTTTTCTCGTGGCTGACATACCGAAACATCCGCAATCTGCAAACGAACGTCTCTGATATGGGAAAAGGCGACTACAGTGTGGTGGCCAGGGTTCGCTCCATGGATGAAATTCAAAAGCTGGCAGAAAGCTTCAACCAAATGGCAAAGCGCATTCGTCAGTACATCTCGAATATTACGAGGATGAGCGAGGCGAACAATCGCTTTGTACCGCAGCAGTTTATCCATTTTCTTGGGAAGGAAAGCATACTCGACGTGGAGCTGGGTGATCAGGTGGAGCGGGAAATGGCCGTCATGCGCATGAGTCTTCAATCGTTTCAAGCCATCTCTCATCGTCTGCGACCAGAGACGACCTTCCGCGTCATCAATGCGTTTCTCAAGCGGTTTGCTCCGATTGTGAACGAAAATCAAGGGATGATTACCGAATATCTCGATCCCGGCGTGCTTGCTGTTTATCCAAAAGAGGCGAAAGACGCGCTGGATGCGGCCGTACAAATGCGCCGTACGTTAGCGGACTATAACGAGCAACGGGCGGAAAAAGGGTACGATCCGATTGAATTGCGGGTTGCTCTGCATCACGGTCCGCTCATGCTCGGAATTATAGGTGAGGCGACGCGTCTGGAGGCTGCGATCATATCGGATCACGTCCGCGTGGTGGAGAAAATGGAAAAGATGGCGGAAACGCTCGGGGCCTGCATCCTGATGTCCGATTCGCTGTTTGCCGAGATGGGAGAGAGCACGCCGTACCGATATCGTGATTTAGGCTGGGTACACATCGAGGGAGAGGCTCAGCCGATGCATTTGTACGACGTATACGAGGGGGATGCTGACCAGATTCGTGCGCACAAGGATGAGACGAAGGAATTGTTTGAGCAGGCGATTGCGATGTATCAAAATGGGAGGTTTCACGATGCGCGCTCCGCTTTTCTGTCCGTCATCAAGCAAAACCGCTGGGATCAGGCGGCGCGACAGTATTTCTACCTATGTGACGAATACGCCCAAAAAGGGGCCGAACGAGATTGGTCTGGCGAGTTGAAAATATCGTAG
- a CDS encoding DUF4157 domain-containing protein, which produces MRRYASSKPSMDATHEKPKAPVSKHMLQPSQVQRKASHSSHILSLQKTLGNQAVQRMLSRTPLQKSENLSSDSGRSLPDSVQAKMEQAFHTDFSEVQIHPESSVASQIGAVAFAQGNDIHFAPGTYQPETQSGQQLLGHELTHVVQQRQGRVKANVLDASLPINDDPSLEAEADRYGSLAATGTMTDGTGTDATRSVSSPIIQGTWDEALLDARRMWKKHVAKTNDLHEGTINELFDQTNYLSYFDKVRYSYSLHSKISDIFSVTGGNYTELEEAQRLFGKEITPYFGQDKDNDPDIDYTYLEKQDNDDDAGVHMMDEDNSSNLYKNKRVATEIKTISSHDDLQINARIHEAIVQLDKRRDTDQFDEYVIVIQKYHPENPWPYTTAENRAAQELGDLKQRVIQRLSNMYNLPNYNIKVIFRGITKGTPTGGTGGVNPAFIIPEHIRYSNMQAYSLECYYLGEIGAGWLVDDPVRE; this is translated from the coding sequence ATGCGACGCTATGCATCTAGCAAGCCGTCTATGGATGCGACTCACGAAAAACCGAAAGCACCTGTTTCCAAGCACATGCTCCAACCGAGCCAGGTCCAAAGAAAGGCGAGTCACTCTTCCCACATCCTTTCTCTGCAAAAGACTCTTGGTAATCAGGCGGTGCAACGCATGTTATCAAGGACTCCCTTGCAAAAATCGGAGAATCTCTCTTCCGACAGCGGTCGCTCACTCCCCGATTCCGTCCAAGCAAAAATGGAGCAGGCATTCCACACTGATTTTTCAGAGGTACAGATTCATCCAGAATCGTCTGTCGCCTCCCAAATCGGAGCTGTTGCCTTCGCCCAAGGGAATGACATTCACTTCGCTCCCGGCACCTATCAGCCGGAAACGCAAAGCGGTCAGCAGCTACTCGGTCACGAGCTGACACATGTGGTCCAGCAACGACAAGGGCGGGTAAAGGCGAACGTTCTGGATGCTAGCCTGCCCATCAATGACGATCCCTCTCTCGAAGCTGAAGCTGATCGCTATGGGTCACTGGCAGCCACAGGTACCATGACAGATGGCACAGGTACGGATGCTACTCGTTCTGTATCATCCCCGATTATCCAAGGCACTTGGGACGAAGCCTTGTTAGATGCACGCAGAATGTGGAAGAAACATGTGGCGAAAACCAATGATTTGCATGAAGGAACAATCAATGAACTTTTTGACCAGACAAACTACTTGTCTTACTTTGACAAAGTGCGGTACAGCTACAGTCTGCACTCCAAAATTTCCGACATTTTCTCGGTTACAGGCGGGAACTATACAGAGTTGGAAGAAGCACAGCGTCTTTTCGGAAAGGAGATCACGCCCTATTTCGGTCAAGATAAGGATAACGATCCTGACATCGATTACACCTATTTGGAGAAGCAGGACAACGATGACGACGCGGGAGTCCACATGATGGACGAGGATAATTCCAGCAATTTATACAAGAATAAACGCGTTGCTACGGAGATCAAGACGATCAGCTCCCATGATGATTTACAAATTAACGCCCGCATTCACGAAGCAATCGTTCAATTGGACAAACGGCGTGATACGGATCAATTCGATGAATATGTGATCGTCATTCAAAAGTACCATCCTGAAAACCCTTGGCCTTACACAACCGCTGAAAATAGAGCCGCTCAAGAGCTAGGCGATCTCAAGCAAAGAGTTATTCAAAGACTGAGTAACATGTACAATCTCCCGAACTATAATATCAAGGTCATTTTCCGCGGCATCACCAAAGGTACACCCACAGGTGGAACAGGTGGCGTAAATCCCGCATTCATTATCCCTGAACACATCCGCTATTCGAATATGCAAGCGTATTCGCTGGAGTGTTACTACTTGGGTGAAATCGGTGCAGGGTGGCTGGTTGATGATCCTGTTCGCGAATAA